A part of Periophthalmus magnuspinnatus isolate fPerMag1 chromosome 14, fPerMag1.2.pri, whole genome shotgun sequence genomic DNA contains:
- the LOC117381593 gene encoding uncharacterized protein LOC117381593 — MPIERVRGPVRTTNNDKKIKRGLCGVGQCTGCTSLGGICQRKSLVCQGRYLNAKCSGYTNLKCCVPDVLIREGPTKEDRVTIIKGIVVGVAKYDQMIKGVPDKIGNNCSSLGGTCQPPSLICQGRYMNGKCPGHRTLKCCVPDGAWSVLCAGHNNNRVRACDAYGCGAFNSRRGAKLHKAVDIVCDDLGVIQAPFSGNVSGPVSYTDPKGNQYEGVKLIGKGKARTSPWRQAHTSLLHCVKLLNVRPYRYTGSVTRGGAVGYVLPLQDRFSGITSHVKVQMCDGSDPAALL; from the exons ATGCCAATCGAGAGGGTTCGAGGACCGGTGCGCACGACTAACAATGACAAGAAGATTAAGAGGGGTCTCTGCGGGGTTGGACAGTGCACAGGCTGCACTTCTCTTGGCGGCATCTGCCAACGAAAAAGTTTGGTCTGTCAAGGGCGGTACCTGAACGCCAAGTGTTCAGGATATACAaatctgaagtgctgtgtgccAG ACGTCCTGATCAGAGAGGGGCCAACCAAAGAGGATCGCGTAACAATAATCAAGGGGATTGTGGTGGGCGTGGCTAAATATGACCAGATGATCAAAGGGGTTCCTGACAAGATTGGAAATAACTGCTCTTCTCTTGGGGGCACCTGCCAACCACCAAGTTTGATCTGTCAAGGGCGGTACATGAACGGCAAGTGTCCAGGACATAgaactctgaagtgctgtgtgccAG ATGGAGCGTGGAGTGTTCTGTGCGCTGGTCACAACAATAATCGAGTGAGGGCCTGTGATGCGTACGGATGTGGGGCTTTCAACTCAAGAAG AGGAGCTAAACTGCACAAGGCGGTGGACATCGTGTGTGACGATCTCGGGGTCATCCAGGCTCCGTTTTCGGGGAATGTGTCTGGACCAGTGAGCTACACGGACCCCAAAGGGAATCAGTACGAGGGGGTCAAACTGATCGGCAAAG gcaaagcaagaacatctccatggagacaagcacatacATCTCTCC TGCACTGTGTGAAGCTGCTGAACGTGCGTCCGTACAGATACACGGGCTCAGTgaccagagggggcgctgtggggtaCGTCCTCCCGCTGCAGGACCGTTTCTCCGGGATCACGTCTCACGTCAAAGTGCAGATGTGCGACGGGTCAGACCCCGCGGCTTTACTGTAA